In the Microscilla marina ATCC 23134 genome, GAAGAATGAAAAATACACATCAAACCCAAATCCATATTCGATAGAAATGTTGGTATTAGCCACACGTAATATTTCTTTATCTTCGGCTTTTTGGGCTGATACTGAGAAAGCAGGTTTTACCCCAGCTACCAAATACATACCTTTGGTTCCTCTGAGTTGAGAACGGTATTTAAGCAAGAGAGGTACTTCTACCATATTGGTGGCAACCACGGCAGTGGTGCTGCTCGAATCGGCAAATAAGTAGTCTATGTTTCGTTCGTAAATACTATAAGTAGGCAGTAAGCGAATCCCCCAGGTTCGATTAAGGTTAAAATTCATTACAAAACCCAGCGATAACCCAATAGAGTTTTTTGGGGTTACTAATAATGACGTATTACTGGATGTATCGGCCGAAGTACCAAGGGCATTCGAATGTTCGCCAATGTATTTGGTGCTACCTGCGCCAATAAAAAAACCATAGTTTAAGAATTTCATTTGTTTTTTATTACGCGATCTACCAGTAATGGCACGAGAGCCTGCATTACGGCTATTTTTTTTGTAGCTATTGCTATATACACTTCGGGTTGCCCTATTTTTTTTTGTTTGAGCAAATGAGTGCTGACCAGATAATAAAAAAGCAAGCGTAAAGCAACAATAAACTATTTGGTTCCGGTGTATATTGAGCTTATGCCAAATGTTAGAGGTATGCATTTTGTATGATTAAATCCAGTATTATTAAGAATATTCACGAACTCTTTACCATAAGGAAAAGCGTGTACAGATTCGGGCAAGTAAGTATAAGCTGCCTGGTCTTTTGAGACAATCTTTCCAATTAATGGCAAAATGTATTTGAAATAGAAACTGTAAATTTGCTTAAAAGGAAAACTGGTAGGTTTTGAAAATTCCAGAATAACTACTTTGCCACCAGGTTTGGTTACTCGGTAGATATCCTGAAGACCTTTTTCCAGATTTTCGAAGTTTCTTACTCCAAAAGAAACGATTACAGCATCAAAATAATTGTCTTCAAACGCCAGTTTTTCAGAATCTCCCAACTCAAGACTGATCACATTCTCCAGACCTTTCTTTTTAATTTTTTGTTTGCCTACTTCCAACATACCAGCCGATATGTCTACTCCTGTTACTTTGGTAGGTTTTGCTTTGAGGGCAGCAATGGCAAAATCACCTGTGCCAGTGGCAACATCAAGTATGTGAGAGGGTTTATGAGGTTTTAAAAGTTTGATGGCTCGTTTACGCCAGTATATATCTATACCTAAGCTAAGGAAGTGGTTTAAAAAATCGTATTTGGGAGAGATATTGTCAAACATTTTGGCTACTTGAGCCTTCTTATTATTTTTATCTTCTTTATAAGGAACTACTTCAACCTTGTTCATATAAAAAGTTATTTCAATTGAATTACAAAGAACCGGAATTTTTAAATCAAAACACAACCTTTAATAGAATTGTTAAAAATCCGAAGGAGAATTTTGGAGAAATATAATTGTAGTAGCCGAAACACCCCCATATTGTGTGTTTATGAGGGTGTTAATAGTATTTTTCAAACAATTTCTTCGTGAGGAATAAACTTAAAAGGAAGGTTAGTAAAAGAACTAAAGTAGGTTCCAAGGTCTTTCATATCCTCATCGTCTGACTCAAAAGACCATACTACATTTACCTGGTGACCTTTAGCCTGAATAGACTCAAATATCTTAAGTATACGAGAGACCATAGCTGAGGTACTGGTGTTGATGTATAAAAAAGTAAAGGTGAGATGGTGCTTTTTTGCCGTTGGGTTTTGCCCATACTGCTCAAGTGTTTGTGCTATTGGGTTATAAAAACCTTGGGTATCTTCTGGAATGGATAAACCCTTGAACTCAAAAAGCCCTTTTGCAAAATCAAACTCTACTCTTGGAGTAGTATCCGTCTCTTCTATAACAACGTTTTTCATAATGGATTTTTTTCACTATACACTTGTAAACTGTTTGTTGTTAGACAAGTACACAAAAGTACAAATTACAACCTAAAAAACTAAATTATAATTTGGGTTTTGTAAATAGGTTAATGGTATGGTTTTCAAAAGATTGTACAATGATTTTAGTTGAAAAGTTGTGAGAATAAATTTATTTCTGAAAAGGATGTAAGATTATGCCAGAAATAAATGTTTTCGAACTCTTTTACCTAAGATAACCATTAATATTGAGTTTGTTCAACTTATTATTTACTTTTTTGCTTATACTATATGTGTTTAGAATTTTATCATATCTCAAATAACTAAAAATAAAAATGTTTACTGTACAACAAATCACCAAGCATCTGGAAGACTTTGCTCCAAGGGTATACCAAGAGAGCTATGACAATTCGGGACTGATTGTAGGTGATCCAGCAATGAAAGTAACAGGTGTACTGGTATCGTTAGATACAGTGGAAACTGTGGTAGATGAGGCGATTAAACGGGGGTGTAATATGATTGTAGCACACCATCCTATTGTTTTTAAAGGACTGAAAAAGTTTAATGGGCGCAATTATGTAGAGCGAACGGTGATCAAAGCTATTAAGCACGACATTGCTATTTATGCTATTCATACCAATCTTGATAATGTAACAGGAGGGGTAAACTTTAAAATAGCAGAAAAGTTAAACTTGGAAAAGGTGCAAATTCTTGCTCCTAAAAAACAAAACCAAATGAAACTCACGGTATTTGTGCCACCAAGTAATGTAAATGCTTTGATAGATGCATTGAGTAAGGCTGGGGCAGGGCAAATAGGTGATTATGACCATTGTAGTTTCAGAGCTACTGGTATGGGTACTTTCAGGGGTAATAAAAATACTAATCCCACCATAGGGGTGAAGGAACAACTGGAAGAAGTGAAAGAAGAACGCCTTGAAATGATTTTTCCAGCTTATTTGGAGGGTAAAATAGTGCGTACTTTGCAAAAGCATCACCCTTACGAGGAAGTAGCCTATTACTTACAATTACTCGAAAACACCAATTTAGCAATAGGTGCTGGAGTGGTGGGTTATTTACCCGAAGCTTTGTCTGGCGAAGCATTTCTGCAGTATTTGAAAGAATGTATGGAGTTAAAATGTATCCGTCATACTCACTTAATTGATACACCTATTCAAAAAGTAGCCTTATGTGGAGGTTCAGGTAGCTTTTTGCTGCGCTCAGCCATGGCACAAAGGGCTGATGTTTTTATCACGGCTGACTATAAATACCATGAGTTTTTTGATGCCGAAGGGAAAATTCTGATTGCTGACATAGGGCATTATGAAAGTGAGAAGTACACTAGTGAATTGCTAAGAGATTATTTGAAACCTGCTTTTGAAGCACTTAATATTTATATTACTGAAAATAATACAAACCCAATTCACTATTTTTATTAAAATATAGCAGAATTAGTAGGTTTTTATCTTAAAATTTTACGAATATTGTGGTTTTGTTATTGATACATCAATATAACCCTATCAACAATTCACGAATTTCATGGAAAGGACAGTATCGCAAAAGTTAACGGCACTTCTCAAAATGCAATCTATCGATTCTAAAATGGACGAGTTAAAGAAAATGCGAGGGGATTTACCAGAAGAAGTACAAGATTTAGAAGACGAGATTGCAGGGTATGAGACCCGTATCGATAAGTTCAATAGAGAAATCAAAGGTTGGGAAGACGAAATATCTGCCAAAAAGCAACGAAAAAAGGACGCTGATAAACTGATTTTGAAGTACAAAGATCAGCAAATGAACGTTCGTAATAACCGTGAGTACGATGCTTTGAGCAAAGAGGTTGAGTCTGAAGAACTTGAAATACAATTGGCAGATAAGAAAATAAAGGAAGCTAAAACCAAAATTGAAAGCAAAAAAGGGGAGGTTGATAAAACCAAACAAATATTGGATGAGCGTCAGAAAGACTTAGCTGGTAAGAAAGAAGAACTTGACAGTTTGTTAAATGAAAGTCAGGACGAAGAAACCAAATTATTAAAAGACCGTGAAAAACAATCTAAAAATATTGAAGATAGATTGATGCGCTCTTATAATAAGATCAGAAAAAACGCGATCAATGGACTTGCCGTAGTATCAGTAAAAAGAGACGCTTGTGGTGGTTGTTTCAATGTGGTTCCCCCACAAAGACAAGCAGAGATCAGAGAGCGTAAGAAAATTATTGTTTGTGAGCACTGTGGTAGAATATTGGCAGATGTAGAGGAAGTAATAGTAGAAGAAAAGCCAAAGAAAACCACGCGCCGTAAAAAAGCTGCGAAGTAAGAAACATCATTTGCTTATAAGATATAATCCTCCCTAACCCATATAAGGTTAGGGTTTTTTTATGCCCTAAATATACCAAGCTGTACCAGTTTATACCTAAAGCAGTACGGTTTAGATGGTTGTTTCTCTTATTTTTATTATCTTGATAGGGATGAAAACTGCCAAAAGAAGATTGTTGATTTCTATGATTGTGGGTTTAAATTTATTCAATGCTACAGTGATATATAAGCTATGGTGGGCAGAGCTACAGCAAGTAAAAAATACTAAGAAAAAAAAGTCAACACAACCTACGAAGGTAAAGTCTCATTTAGCTACAGATACTGCCATACGTGCGCAAGTGTTTATGCCTATCAAAGGGCGTTCCTATAAACTAAGTACTGTTGCCATGCAAAAATTACAGGATTATCGGATACGACAACGAAAGTTGGCAATGAGGTACCCTGGACTTATTTTTTTTAATGGCGATACTGCCAAAAAAGAGGTAGCACTTACGTTTGACGATGGTCCTGATGGACAAATAACGCTTCAAGTGTTAAAGGTATTGGCAAAGTATAAGGTAAAAGGCAGTTTCTTTTTTGTAGGTAACTATGTACAAAAGTATCCACAAATTGCTCGACAGGCATACAAACAAGGACACTTGATTTTGAATCATAGCCATACGCATCAATCATATATAAACAAAAGCAAGCAATGGATCAAACAAGATTTATTGGCCGCAGAAAATGCCATAGCTCAAGCCATTGGCAGGCGTCCTGCAATGTTTCGTCCCCCGTATGGCGACATAGATTCGGTAATCATAGGAGAGGTACACGCAAATAAATATAAAGGTATTATTTGGTCGTATGACACCCTCGATTGGACAGGAATAGTAAAAGACTCTATAGCTCAAGGAGTGAAGAGTGGCATACGTTCAGGAGAAATTGTTTTAATGCATAGTCGCCAAGGTACTATGCCTACTGCTCAGGCATTACCCGATATTATAATGTATTTGCAGGATGCAGGGTATGCGATTGTGAGTTTAGATAAAATGCTAAAGGTAAAAGCATATAAATAGGTGTGCATAAAGAGATTTTTTGTAAAAAAAGGACATTTTGCAGAATTTTTACGCCCTCATAGATTATTTTTTGCCTAAAAATGTTTTAATTAGAGATAGCAGATTATGACACCATTACATATTTATGCCAAATCAGAAAATAGTTTTTTTGAACCTGCTGATTTGTGTGCTGTTATTTTGGAAAGGCGTGCAGGCACAGGCACCGCAAAAAATTACGCATCAGCAAACTTCAGTATCGTTTAATAGCAATACTTTGTATTTTTTTGAAGACACTCAAGGTGCACTTGATTTTACACAAGTCAAGCAACGGGCTTTTGTGCCTGTGAAGCATCCAGGTAATAGCTTTGGCGTTTCAAAATCAGTATTTTGGTTTCGTTTTCATTTACAAAATCACCATCCTACCCAAAAAAAATGGTTACTAAAGGTTGCACACCCCTTGTTAGATCATCTTACGTTGTATTACAAAGCAAATGAAAAGTGGCAAAAGTTATCTTTAGGTGATAAAAAAAACTTTGCTCAAAGACCCATTGATAGCCGTTATTTTGTGATCCCGTTACAGCTCAATAGTACCAAACGGCAAACTTACTACTTAAGGGTTCAAAGCGAAAGTACTATACAAGTACCCCTGACATTATATATACCCAAAGCATTTTATAAGCAGCAAAGCAATGAGCAGTTTTTGTATGGCATGTATTTCGGAATATTGTTGGTGATGGCACTGTACAATTTACCTATATTTTTAAGCACCAAAGACCAGTCATACCTGCTGTATGTATTGTTTATATTTGCCACTGGGTTGTTCAATGCCGCACTTGAAGGGTATACTTTTCAGCATTTATGGCCAAACCAAGTGTGGTGGGGGAGCGTTAGTGTGATTTTTTTTGGAGGCGTATCAGGCATGTGTTTATTTTGGTATACTAGTGTGTTCTTAAATACAAGAAAGTATGCCCCACGTTTGCGAAAAATGCTATTAGGAGCTGGGGTCTTGTATGGGTGTACCAGTTTACTTTCGTTGTTCAGTGTAATACTGTCTACTCAAGTATTGCCTTTGCTTTATGTATTTAGTTTGCCTACCATTCTATATAGTGCTATTGTATGTTATAAGAGAGGAATGGTAGCCGCAAGGTTTTTCTTACTCGCCTGGACATTGGTGGTATTAAGC is a window encoding:
- a CDS encoding zinc ribbon domain-containing protein — protein: MERTVSQKLTALLKMQSIDSKMDELKKMRGDLPEEVQDLEDEIAGYETRIDKFNREIKGWEDEISAKKQRKKDADKLILKYKDQQMNVRNNREYDALSKEVESEELEIQLADKKIKEAKTKIESKKGEVDKTKQILDERQKDLAGKKEELDSLLNESQDEETKLLKDREKQSKNIEDRLMRSYNKIRKNAINGLAVVSVKRDACGGCFNVVPPQRQAEIRERKKIIVCEHCGRILADVEEVIVEEKPKKTTRRKKAAK
- the porT gene encoding type IX secretion/gliding motility protein PorT/SprT; this encodes MHTSNIWHKLNIHRNQIVYCCFTLAFLLSGQHSFAQTKKNRATRSVYSNSYKKNSRNAGSRAITGRSRNKKQMKFLNYGFFIGAGSTKYIGEHSNALGTSADTSSNTSLLVTPKNSIGLSLGFVMNFNLNRTWGIRLLPTYSIYERNIDYLFADSSSTTAVVATNMVEVPLLLKYRSQLRGTKGMYLVAGVKPAFSVSAQKAEDKEILRVANTNISIEYGFGFDVYFSFFRFSPEIRFSHGLGNILIQDNNRLSTPLQRLSTHNVTLYLHFE
- a CDS encoding polysaccharide deacetylase family protein, whose amino-acid sequence is MKTAKRRLLISMIVGLNLFNATVIYKLWWAELQQVKNTKKKKSTQPTKVKSHLATDTAIRAQVFMPIKGRSYKLSTVAMQKLQDYRIRQRKLAMRYPGLIFFNGDTAKKEVALTFDDGPDGQITLQVLKVLAKYKVKGSFFFVGNYVQKYPQIARQAYKQGHLILNHSHTHQSYINKSKQWIKQDLLAAENAIAQAIGRRPAMFRPPYGDIDSVIIGEVHANKYKGIIWSYDTLDWTGIVKDSIAQGVKSGIRSGEIVLMHSRQGTMPTAQALPDIIMYLQDAGYAIVSLDKMLKVKAYK
- a CDS encoding Nif3-like dinuclear metal center hexameric protein, which gives rise to MFTVQQITKHLEDFAPRVYQESYDNSGLIVGDPAMKVTGVLVSLDTVETVVDEAIKRGCNMIVAHHPIVFKGLKKFNGRNYVERTVIKAIKHDIAIYAIHTNLDNVTGGVNFKIAEKLNLEKVQILAPKKQNQMKLTVFVPPSNVNALIDALSKAGAGQIGDYDHCSFRATGMGTFRGNKNTNPTIGVKEQLEEVKEERLEMIFPAYLEGKIVRTLQKHHPYEEVAYYLQLLENTNLAIGAGVVGYLPEALSGEAFLQYLKECMELKCIRHTHLIDTPIQKVALCGGSGSFLLRSAMAQRADVFITADYKYHEFFDAEGKILIADIGHYESEKYTSELLRDYLKPAFEALNIYITENNTNPIHYFY
- the ubiE gene encoding bifunctional demethylmenaquinone methyltransferase/2-methoxy-6-polyprenyl-1,4-benzoquinol methylase UbiE, producing MNKVEVVPYKEDKNNKKAQVAKMFDNISPKYDFLNHFLSLGIDIYWRKRAIKLLKPHKPSHILDVATGTGDFAIAALKAKPTKVTGVDISAGMLEVGKQKIKKKGLENVISLELGDSEKLAFEDNYFDAVIVSFGVRNFENLEKGLQDIYRVTKPGGKVVILEFSKPTSFPFKQIYSFYFKYILPLIGKIVSKDQAAYTYLPESVHAFPYGKEFVNILNNTGFNHTKCIPLTFGISSIYTGTK
- a CDS encoding DUF1987 domain-containing protein, which encodes MKNVVIEETDTTPRVEFDFAKGLFEFKGLSIPEDTQGFYNPIAQTLEQYGQNPTAKKHHLTFTFLYINTSTSAMVSRILKIFESIQAKGHQVNVVWSFESDDEDMKDLGTYFSSFTNLPFKFIPHEEIV